GGGCTTCTTCCGCCTGGCCGGCTCGAGGGGGCACGCTCTCCCACCCCGTTTAAGGTTTTTGTAAGCCCCCCTGAGGAGGATGGAGGTAGGGACCCTAGGGGTCTCGGAAGGGAGGCGGTATGCGTAAGGGTACGCGGTACGGTCTTCTGGCAGGCCTCGCCCTCCTCCTTGCGGCGTGTGGAGGGCAGTCGGGCAGCACTGGAGGTGGCGGCTCCTCGGGTACGGTGAACACCCCCGGGGGTCAGGTGCAGGCCACCCTCCAAGGGGGTACCTTTACCCAAAGGCCCACCGCTCAGAGCGTGACCCCACCTCAGGGCTTCCAGGCGCCCTATGGGGCCATCGCTTTCACCGCCCAGGTAGCCCAGGGGGGAACCCTCACGGTGAGCCTGACCTTCCCCCAGGCCATTCCGGCGGGGGCGGTCTTGATGAAGTACCTGAACAACAACTGGCAACCCGTACCTAATGCCCAGATCTCCGGGAACACGGCTACCTACAAGGTGCAAGACGGCGGCCCCCTGGATGCCGACGGGCAGGCCAATGGCCAGGTGGTGGACCCGGTAGCCTTGCTCGTCTCCTCGGGCGGTGGCGGCGGCGGCTCTAACCCCTCTTTCACCCTCTCCCTGAACCCCACGATCCTCACGGTGCAGCAGGGGTCTAGCGGCACCACCACCCTGACGGTGACGCCCCAGAATGGCTTCACCGGGACG
The Thermus islandicus DSM 21543 DNA segment above includes these coding regions:
- a CDS encoding choice-of-anchor U domain-containing protein; translated protein: MRKGTRYGLLAGLALLLAACGGQSGSTGGGGSSGTVNTPGGQVQATLQGGTFTQRPTAQSVTPPQGFQAPYGAIAFTAQVAQGGTLTVSLTFPQAIPAGAVLMKYLNNNWQPVPNAQISGNTATYKVQDGGPLDADGQANGQVVDPVALLVSSGGGGGGSNPSFTLSLNPTILTVQQGSSGTTTLTVTPQNGFTGTVSLSLVGAPSGVSLSPTSVSVSGSNPVTQALTLAVASSVAPGTYNLQVKGTAGSLSAQASLSLTVSAPAGIAWTLRTSGGHSLYDVTYGNGLFVAVGSPGAILTSPDGQSWTARKSGTTNQLNGVTYGNGTFVAVGEGGTILTSTDGVTW